A genomic region of Micromonospora sp. NBRC 110009 contains the following coding sequences:
- a CDS encoding SAM-dependent methyltransferase: MSEDHAALLLHRLDIPAGARVLDLGCGWGELLLRAVATNGTSGALSTTGIGVDTDDAALARGRVLAADRSLDTQVTFVKHDAAAWREPAERVLCIGASHAFGGTAAALKALAELVPPGGRLLFGDGYWERPPTIEATEIFGDETMPLADLIEQARALGWRVLHFSTADQREWDDFEATWRAGRQEWLLEHADDPRATEVRDELDAQLSQYVDVYRGVLGLAYLVLGR; encoded by the coding sequence TTGTCGGAGGACCACGCCGCCCTACTCCTCCACCGGCTCGACATCCCCGCTGGTGCTCGCGTACTGGACCTCGGATGCGGGTGGGGCGAGCTACTCCTACGAGCGGTTGCCACCAACGGCACATCCGGCGCACTCTCGACGACAGGCATCGGTGTCGACACCGACGACGCAGCACTGGCACGCGGCCGCGTGCTTGCCGCTGACCGGTCACTGGACACGCAGGTGACCTTCGTGAAACACGATGCGGCGGCCTGGCGCGAGCCAGCCGAGCGGGTCCTGTGCATCGGCGCCTCGCACGCCTTCGGCGGGACGGCAGCGGCCCTCAAGGCACTCGCCGAACTGGTACCTCCAGGCGGGCGCCTCTTGTTCGGTGATGGGTACTGGGAGCGTCCGCCCACCATCGAGGCCACGGAGATCTTCGGCGACGAGACCATGCCTCTGGCAGACCTCATCGAGCAGGCACGAGCGCTGGGCTGGCGAGTCTTGCACTTCAGCACCGCCGACCAAAGGGAATGGGACGACTTTGAGGCCACGTGGCGTGCGGGCCGGCAGGAGTGGTTGCTGGAGCATGCCGATGACCCCCGGGCGACCGAGGTCCGTGACGAACTCGATGCCCAGCTGAGCCAGTACGTCGACGTCTACCGCGGCGTTCTCGGTCTTGCGTATCTCGTACTCGGTCGCTGA
- a CDS encoding GNAT family N-acetyltransferase, giving the protein MRTITSNRLLLRPWRDDDAEFLLDLESRWEVVRFLGAHPTTMSTREDALASIARRRAIDDPIHGIWAISTATDGRLVGNLLLKPLPLSAGEPSGGPNDVEIGWHLHPDAWGRGYATEAADAVLADAFSRGLTKVLAVTDPDNHASQAVCRRLGMTHSGRTTRYYDTPNELFEKLAS; this is encoded by the coding sequence ATGCGCACCATCACGAGCAACCGCCTCCTGCTGCGCCCTTGGCGCGATGACGACGCCGAGTTTCTCCTGGATCTCGAGTCGCGCTGGGAGGTCGTACGCTTCTTGGGCGCGCATCCCACGACCATGAGCACCCGCGAGGACGCACTCGCCTCGATCGCACGCCGGCGCGCCATCGACGACCCGATCCACGGAATCTGGGCCATCAGCACCGCCACGGATGGCCGCCTGGTGGGAAACCTTCTGCTCAAACCGCTTCCCCTGTCGGCCGGCGAGCCCTCCGGCGGGCCGAACGACGTCGAGATCGGCTGGCACCTGCATCCGGACGCCTGGGGACGCGGCTACGCCACCGAAGCCGCAGACGCCGTCCTCGCCGATGCATTCAGCCGGGGTCTGACGAAGGTCCTCGCCGTCACGGATCCCGACAACCATGCCTCCCAGGCCGTCTGCCGGCGGCTCGGCATGACGCATTCCGGCCGGACGACGAGGTACTACGACACGCCGAACGAACTCTTTGAGAAGCTGGCCAGCTGA
- a CDS encoding HAD domain-containing protein produces MPGFANRPLVFLDVDGPLIPFKARPVGRMRSLGGAVTQPLDGTGNPLLDRLDPDDGRRLLALGCQLVWATTWMAEANEVVSPRLGLPDLPVVEWPDGDENPEHGLHWKTAFLTQWAAGRPFVWLDDETTDADPRWVAAHHPARALLHRVDPYAGLTEADFEAIRQWLPQGEGAA; encoded by the coding sequence ATGCCCGGCTTTGCCAACCGCCCCTTGGTCTTCCTCGATGTAGACGGACCGCTGATCCCGTTCAAAGCCCGGCCCGTTGGCCGCATGCGTTCCTTAGGCGGTGCCGTCACGCAGCCGCTGGACGGCACTGGCAACCCTCTACTCGATCGGCTCGACCCAGATGACGGGCGCAGACTGTTGGCCCTGGGATGCCAGCTGGTCTGGGCAACGACGTGGATGGCGGAGGCGAACGAGGTCGTCTCACCACGGCTCGGGCTTCCGGACCTGCCCGTCGTCGAATGGCCGGACGGCGACGAAAATCCGGAGCACGGTCTGCACTGGAAGACCGCGTTCCTGACCCAGTGGGCAGCCGGACGCCCGTTCGTCTGGCTTGACGACGAGACAACTGATGCTGACCCGCGATGGGTCGCGGCTCATCACCCGGCGCGGGCGTTGCTGCACCGTGTCGACCCATACGCGGGCCTGACCGAAGCGGATTTCGAAGCGATCCGTCAATGGCTCCCGCAGGGTGAGGGCGCCGCTTGA
- a CDS encoding SigE family RNA polymerase sigma factor, translated as MANNEKRISSGSSAVGWSPCVAWPTRCAATGHTAEDLTQSAFVAVYRRWGHVRLETADAYARRVLVNTFLSHRRRHRRESVVPQVRDEPAPGPGDPALRLDLSHVLAQLPPRQRAAVVLRHLADLSVVEVADLLGMAEGTVKSQTARGLETLKKYLESDIEMNGRTRA; from the coding sequence ATCGCGAACAACGAGAAGCGGATTTCGTCGGGTTCTTCGGCAGTCGGGTGGTCGCCCTGCGTCGCCTGGCCTACGCGCTGTGCGGCGACTGGGCACACAGCGGAGGACCTGACCCAGAGCGCGTTCGTTGCTGTCTATCGACGGTGGGGGCATGTCCGGCTGGAGACGGCCGACGCGTATGCCCGGCGGGTGCTGGTCAACACGTTCCTGTCGCACCGACGCCGGCATCGACGCGAGTCGGTGGTGCCCCAGGTTCGGGACGAGCCCGCGCCTGGGCCTGGCGATCCTGCGCTGCGGCTGGACCTGAGCCACGTGTTGGCCCAGCTTCCGCCGCGACAACGGGCAGCTGTGGTGCTGCGGCATCTGGCCGACTTGTCGGTGGTGGAGGTGGCTGACCTGCTCGGCATGGCGGAGGGCACGGTCAAGAGCCAGACCGCCCGGGGTTTGGAGACGCTGAAGAAGTACCTGGAGTCGGACATCGAGATGAATGGAAGGACGAGAGCATGA